A genomic window from Halomonas sp. LR3S48 includes:
- a CDS encoding ATP-binding protein, which translates to MRRVERRSLRFRLLAWLGGVALVVVGLTWLMHGILLHDLARSFLGERLRQEAEHTLLQFRQGHLSTRLWLAESPALQVFHHLYVLELDGEITTSHPRWLETLMPHLEGEDEALDIVSSGERHLLVYRRRFEIDGRSGVLLIGEDFGQVEDGLDALHWWVGGIAGLLLVLLIGLNMMAVNRALRPLSRLRRQLDELRSGTRERLHLDTPSELDALVAQLNRLMDEHARRLQRSRESLANLSHALKTPLTAVIQVLRGSRPIDPERREKMRLRLEDMHAQLDTELKRSRIAGPNAGQHANIRHEAEQLVEMFSNLYPDRHFRLDIDASVPVSVSVERQDFSEVLGILLDNAAKWATHEVRCRVRQDTSLAILVEDDGSGVAPDDMGRLGRRGTRLDEGKPGHGLGLAILRQIVERYAGQVRFEPSPEGGLRVEVELPLNEAG; encoded by the coding sequence TTGCGTCGCGTTGAGCGTCGCAGCCTACGCTTTCGCCTGCTGGCCTGGCTCGGGGGGGTGGCACTCGTCGTCGTGGGCCTGACCTGGCTGATGCACGGCATCCTGTTGCACGATCTGGCGCGAAGCTTCCTCGGTGAGCGGTTGCGCCAGGAGGCGGAGCATACGCTACTTCAGTTTCGCCAGGGGCATCTCTCGACCCGGCTATGGCTTGCGGAGAGCCCTGCCCTGCAGGTCTTTCACCATCTCTACGTGCTGGAGCTGGATGGGGAAATCACCACGTCGCATCCGCGCTGGCTCGAAACGCTGATGCCCCATCTGGAAGGTGAGGACGAAGCGCTGGACATCGTCTCCTCTGGCGAGCGTCATCTGCTGGTGTATCGCAGGCGCTTCGAAATCGACGGTCGCTCTGGCGTGCTGCTGATCGGCGAGGACTTCGGCCAGGTGGAGGATGGGCTGGATGCGCTCCACTGGTGGGTCGGCGGTATTGCCGGCCTGCTACTGGTCCTGCTCATCGGCCTCAACATGATGGCGGTCAATCGTGCGCTGCGCCCGCTCTCCCGGCTGCGAAGGCAGCTCGACGAACTGCGCTCGGGCACGCGCGAACGGCTGCACCTCGATACGCCTTCCGAGCTCGATGCCCTGGTGGCGCAACTCAATCGCCTCATGGATGAACACGCTCGACGACTCCAACGCTCCCGTGAATCCCTGGCCAATCTCTCCCATGCGCTCAAGACACCGCTGACCGCAGTCATACAGGTATTGCGTGGTTCACGCCCCATCGACCCGGAGCGTAGGGAGAAGATGCGTCTGAGGCTGGAGGACATGCATGCCCAGTTGGACACCGAGTTGAAGCGCTCGCGTATCGCCGGCCCCAATGCAGGACAGCATGCGAACATTCGGCATGAAGCCGAGCAACTCGTCGAGATGTTCTCCAACCTCTATCCCGATCGGCATTTCCGGCTCGATATCGACGCCTCGGTACCCGTCAGTGTCAGCGTCGAGCGGCAGGATTTCTCCGAGGTGCTGGGTATCCTGCTGGATAACGCCGCCAAGTGGGCTACCCACGAGGTCCGTTGCCGAGTGCGGCAAGACACCTCCCTGGCGATCCTGGTGGAGGACGACGGTTCCGGTGTCGCGCCGGATGATATGGGTCGCTTGGGGCGGCGTGGCACTCGGCTCGACGAAGGCAAGCCCGGCCATGGGTTGGGCCTTGCCATCCTGCGTCAGATCGTCGAGCGCTATGCCGGCCAGGTGCGTTTCGAGCCTTCTCCCGAGGGTGGGCTACGGGTCGAGGTCGAGCTTCCACTGAATGAAGCGGGCTGA
- a CDS encoding response regulator transcription factor: protein MKLLLLEDDDLLAESLSETLEDNGYRVDSAATVHAAESLMATEEYALAILDLGLPDGSGLDLIARWRGQERRLPILALTARDTWEDKVAGLRRGADDYLTKPFHEAELLARLHALLRRQTGHLSTILSVNGIQLDEERRQVSTEGSGWQPLTATEFRLLRYLMHHPDRVLSKAQLLDQLYSLEQDAPAPNLVEVYIAKLRRRLGKDAIQTRRGQGYLLASR from the coding sequence ATGAAGCTGTTACTTCTCGAGGACGACGACCTGCTGGCAGAGAGCCTGTCGGAAACTCTGGAAGACAACGGCTATCGTGTCGACTCGGCTGCGACGGTTCACGCAGCCGAGTCCCTGATGGCGACCGAGGAGTATGCCTTGGCGATTCTTGACCTGGGGCTGCCGGACGGTTCCGGGCTCGACCTGATCGCGCGCTGGCGTGGCCAGGAACGTCGCCTGCCCATACTGGCTCTCACCGCGCGGGATACCTGGGAAGACAAGGTCGCTGGCCTGCGCCGAGGGGCCGACGATTATCTGACCAAGCCGTTCCACGAAGCGGAACTGCTGGCACGGTTGCATGCGCTCTTGAGACGGCAGACAGGCCATTTGAGTACGATACTCAGCGTCAACGGCATACAGCTCGACGAGGAGAGACGACAGGTCAGCACGGAGGGGAGTGGTTGGCAGCCGTTGACAGCGACGGAATTTCGGCTGCTGCGCTACCTGATGCACCATCCCGACCGCGTCCTGTCCAAGGCGCAACTGCTCGACCAGCTCTATTCACTGGAGCAGGACGCTCCCGCCCCGAACCTGGTGGAGGTCTATATTGCCAAGTTGCGGCGTCGGCTGGGCAAGGACGCCATTCAGACGCGACGCGGCCAGGGCTATCTTCTTGCGTCGCGTTGA
- a CDS encoding response regulator has translation MATEFHHILVIDDEPQIRRFLRISLVSQDFAVSEAATGREGLAFVASQAPDLVLLDLGLPDMDGQHVLDELRRMSQVPVIVVSVREQEAEKVRALDSGANDYVTKPFGIQELLARIRALLRQQDSAGASSSALRQQRAGLEIDLTARSVTLRGDAVHLTPKEYAVLDQLARHAGRVVTQTQLLRHVWGPSHTHDTHYLRIVISKLRQKLGDDPHAPQLLQTEAGVGYRLLVDPVEQC, from the coding sequence ATGGCGACTGAATTCCACCACATCCTCGTCATCGATGACGAGCCGCAGATTCGACGTTTCCTGCGCATCAGCCTGGTGTCGCAGGACTTCGCCGTGAGCGAGGCGGCAACAGGAAGGGAAGGGCTGGCCTTCGTCGCTTCCCAGGCCCCGGACCTGGTACTGCTGGACCTGGGACTGCCGGATATGGACGGCCAGCACGTGCTCGACGAACTGCGCCGGATGAGCCAGGTGCCGGTAATCGTGGTATCGGTGCGCGAGCAGGAGGCGGAGAAGGTGCGCGCGCTGGACTCGGGTGCCAATGACTACGTCACCAAGCCGTTTGGCATCCAGGAGTTGCTGGCACGGATTCGCGCACTGCTGCGTCAGCAGGATTCGGCGGGAGCCAGCTCGAGTGCGCTACGCCAGCAGCGTGCGGGTCTCGAGATCGACCTCACGGCACGCAGCGTGACGCTGAGAGGCGATGCCGTACACCTTACGCCCAAGGAGTACGCCGTGCTCGATCAACTGGCGCGCCATGCCGGCCGGGTGGTGACCCAGACTCAACTGCTGCGCCACGTGTGGGGTCCCTCGCATACTCACGACACCCACTACCTGCGCATCGTCATCAGCAAGCTGCGCCAAAAGCTGGGCGACGATCCTCATGCTCCCCAGTTGCTGCAGACTGAGGCCGGCGTTGGCTACCGCTTGCTGGTCGATCCCGTCGAGCAATGCTGA
- a CDS encoding plastocyanin/azurin family copper-binding protein, producing MHKSILAALFTLWSAGSLAAPGHQAGTQQPDEAEVDRVIQIEASEMMFDPETLAIAPGETVKFEIHNSGALEHEFVIGDRAAQEEHRRMMQEMGGHGGHGDHDMAEGEHGGDMPAVTIAPGATATLVWTAPDGISQLEYACNIPGHYESGMVGEIDLQG from the coding sequence ATGCACAAGTCGATTTTGGCAGCTTTATTCACCCTCTGGTCTGCTGGCTCACTGGCTGCCCCCGGACACCAGGCTGGCACGCAACAGCCTGACGAGGCAGAGGTAGATCGCGTCATCCAGATCGAAGCAAGCGAGATGATGTTCGATCCTGAGACATTGGCCATTGCACCCGGGGAGACGGTAAAGTTCGAAATACACAACAGCGGTGCGCTGGAACACGAGTTCGTCATCGGTGACCGTGCGGCGCAGGAAGAGCATCGCCGCATGATGCAGGAAATGGGCGGTCATGGCGGCCATGGCGACCATGACATGGCCGAGGGCGAGCATGGCGGTGACATGCCCGCCGTGACAATCGCTCCCGGTGCGACCGCCACGCTCGTTTGGACGGCTCCCGACGGAATCAGCCAACTGGAATATGCCTGCAACATTCCCGGACACTACGAATCCGGCATGGTGGGGGAAATCGACCTCCAAGGGTGA
- a CDS encoding DUF411 domain-containing protein — MKRRTTSLLLSASLLMGATSAVHAALPEEATLYKNPQCGCCDEYARQLEERGVSVTIIDDEDMGKIKQEAGLPYGLGSCHTILMGDYAIEGHVPFEAVERLFQERPKIGGIGLAGMPIGTPGMPGPKRDDWNVYQFTDQEPSPFMTL, encoded by the coding sequence ATGAAACGTCGCACCACTTCCCTGCTGCTTTCCGCCAGCCTGCTGATGGGCGCCACCTCTGCCGTTCACGCCGCCCTGCCCGAGGAAGCCACCCTGTACAAGAACCCGCAGTGCGGCTGTTGCGACGAGTACGCGCGCCAGCTCGAGGAGCGTGGAGTCTCGGTCACCATCATCGACGATGAGGACATGGGCAAGATCAAGCAGGAGGCCGGATTGCCCTACGGATTGGGTTCATGCCACACCATCCTGATGGGCGATTACGCCATTGAAGGCCATGTGCCCTTCGAGGCGGTGGAGCGACTGTTCCAGGAGCGGCCGAAGATTGGTGGCATCGGCCTCGCCGGCATGCCCATCGGGACGCCAGGCATGCCGGGACCCAAGCGGGATGACTGGAACGTCTACCAGTTCACCGATCAGGAACCATCGCCGTTCATGACGTTGTGA
- the lgt gene encoding prolipoprotein diacylglyceryl transferase — translation MNYPDIDPVAIAIGPLQVHWYGLMYVVGFVSAWWLGRRRAYRLGLNHDDIGDLLFYAALGVVAGGRLGYVLFYGMERFLANPLWLFSIWEGGMSFHGGLVGVLLAALWFARRKKLTFFQLTDFIAPMVPIGLGAGRIGNFINHELPGRVSDLPWAMPFSHMGPEPRHPSALYEFALEGVVLFIVLWWVSSRPRRRGLVSGLFLMLYGIFRFAVEFVRLPDEHIGFVAFGWVTMGMLLTLPMIAAGVALILWSRRQERDEPAATVPAQGMAG, via the coding sequence ATGAACTATCCCGACATCGACCCCGTGGCCATTGCCATCGGGCCCCTGCAAGTTCATTGGTATGGCCTGATGTACGTGGTGGGTTTCGTCAGTGCCTGGTGGCTGGGGCGCCGTCGGGCATATCGCCTGGGCCTGAACCACGATGATATCGGTGACCTGCTGTTCTACGCCGCTCTCGGCGTGGTAGCCGGAGGGCGTCTGGGCTACGTGCTGTTCTACGGCATGGAGCGCTTCCTGGCCAATCCGCTGTGGCTGTTCAGTATTTGGGAAGGGGGCATGAGCTTCCACGGCGGCCTGGTGGGGGTATTGCTGGCAGCATTATGGTTTGCCCGCAGGAAGAAGCTCACCTTTTTCCAGTTGACGGACTTCATCGCCCCCATGGTGCCGATCGGCCTGGGGGCCGGGCGTATCGGCAACTTCATCAACCATGAACTGCCGGGGCGCGTCAGCGACCTGCCCTGGGCCATGCCGTTTTCCCATATGGGGCCGGAGCCGCGCCATCCCTCGGCACTCTACGAATTCGCTCTCGAGGGGGTGGTGCTGTTCATAGTGCTGTGGTGGGTTTCGAGCCGACCGCGGCGGCGCGGCCTGGTCTCGGGACTGTTCCTTATGCTCTACGGCATCTTCCGCTTTGCGGTGGAGTTCGTGCGGCTGCCCGATGAGCACATCGGCTTCGTCGCCTTCGGCTGGGTGACCATGGGGATGCTGCTGACGCTACCGATGATTGCCGCCGGTGTGGCGCTCATCCTGTGGTCGAGGCGTCAAGAGCGCGATGAGCCTGCGGCAACGGTTCCTGCACAAGGAATGGCGGGCTGA
- a CDS encoding ATP-binding protein has product MHQRVLQDETRPDSVGPRRPQLLVALGGRGEEDAALVRAAHRQAQREGVHWWAVHVDNGRAGPRQRLALDQVLALVNRLGGEVRVLQGVGRARELHEYAMEQGAATLMVGRTRPSGWRFWRRPLAERLLRYGGAYDLVVVAEARQRRRFRPVRRRNPLGWREGWVVAGSFLVAVGVAWALEFWLELANLSLIFLAAVLASATLAGTRAAMITAALGFLAFNFLFTRPRFSLAMVEREQLLTVIFFLLVAVVVGQLAGSGRQRLVALRSSREQSHRLLTFSRALSVATDREQVRDAGVSTLERWLGVPVVFLDDGGQDGSLSVRSAIPANARLGAVEEAAAAWSWQQRKPSGAGTATQASLRWRFIPLVEQERMLGIVGLELAVRERPLGPDQETLVTTLTRQLGMALERTRLVAELGASRLSEENERLRSALLSSVSHDLRTPLASIIGSASSLRELEPQLSRADRRELLDGILAESERLNRYIQNLLDMTRLGHGDLKIERDWVSFDDLVTAALKRLGATLDAVRVEREGANGLPLLYVHPALIEQALVNVLDNAVRFSPADGQVGIRARLDEAREWLEIRITDEGPGIPPEQREAVFDMFFTGGEGDRGRHGSGLGLAICRGMLGAHGGSVEALPGPAGQGTTIVMRLPLAAQEEHANDGD; this is encoded by the coding sequence ATGCATCAACGAGTGCTTCAGGATGAGACTCGGCCTGACTCGGTGGGCCCGCGGAGGCCGCAACTGCTGGTAGCCCTGGGTGGGCGTGGCGAGGAGGATGCCGCTCTGGTACGGGCGGCGCATCGTCAGGCGCAGCGCGAGGGCGTGCACTGGTGGGCCGTGCATGTGGACAACGGTCGGGCCGGGCCCAGGCAGCGCCTGGCGTTGGACCAGGTCCTGGCGCTGGTGAATCGGCTGGGCGGTGAGGTACGCGTCCTGCAAGGGGTAGGGCGTGCGCGGGAGCTGCATGAATATGCCATGGAGCAGGGTGCTGCCACGCTGATGGTGGGGCGCACGCGTCCTTCGGGCTGGCGCTTCTGGCGTCGACCGCTGGCGGAGCGGCTGCTGCGCTATGGTGGTGCCTATGATCTGGTGGTCGTTGCCGAGGCCCGCCAGCGGCGCCGATTCCGTCCCGTTCGACGGCGGAATCCGCTGGGCTGGCGCGAGGGCTGGGTCGTGGCGGGCAGCTTTCTCGTTGCCGTTGGCGTGGCCTGGGCGCTCGAGTTCTGGCTGGAGCTGGCCAATCTGTCGCTGATCTTTCTCGCAGCGGTGTTGGCCAGTGCCACCCTGGCGGGAACCCGGGCTGCCATGATCACCGCTGCGCTGGGGTTTCTTGCTTTCAATTTCTTGTTCACCCGACCGCGTTTCTCCCTGGCGATGGTCGAACGTGAGCAGTTGCTTACCGTCATCTTCTTCCTGCTGGTGGCGGTGGTCGTGGGGCAGCTCGCTGGCAGCGGTCGACAGCGCCTGGTGGCGCTGCGCAGCAGTCGAGAGCAGAGCCACAGGCTGCTCACCTTTTCCCGCGCCCTCTCCGTTGCCACTGATCGGGAGCAGGTGCGCGACGCTGGCGTTTCCACCTTGGAGCGCTGGCTGGGTGTGCCGGTGGTATTCCTTGATGATGGTGGACAGGACGGCAGCCTGAGCGTGCGCAGTGCGATACCGGCGAATGCCCGGCTTGGTGCGGTTGAGGAGGCTGCCGCGGCATGGAGCTGGCAGCAGCGCAAGCCGAGCGGTGCCGGCACGGCCACCCAGGCCTCGCTGCGCTGGCGCTTCATTCCCCTGGTGGAGCAGGAGCGCATGCTGGGCATCGTGGGGCTGGAACTCGCCGTGAGAGAACGCCCGCTTGGCCCCGACCAGGAGACGTTGGTTACTACCCTGACCCGTCAGCTCGGCATGGCACTGGAGCGCACGCGGCTGGTGGCCGAACTTGGCGCCTCGCGGCTCTCGGAAGAGAACGAGCGCCTGCGCTCGGCGCTGCTGTCGTCGGTATCGCACGATTTGCGCACGCCGCTAGCCTCGATCATTGGTTCGGCCAGTTCGCTGAGAGAACTCGAACCGCAGCTCAGCCGTGCCGACCGGCGCGAGCTGCTCGACGGCATCCTGGCAGAGAGCGAACGTCTCAACCGCTATATCCAGAATCTGCTCGACATGACCCGGCTCGGTCATGGCGACCTCAAGATCGAGCGCGATTGGGTCTCGTTCGACGATCTTGTCACCGCCGCGTTGAAGAGGCTGGGCGCCACGCTTGATGCGGTGCGAGTCGAGCGCGAGGGGGCCAATGGGCTACCGCTGCTTTACGTGCACCCGGCGTTGATCGAACAGGCACTGGTAAATGTCCTCGACAATGCTGTGCGCTTTTCACCCGCAGACGGCCAGGTGGGGATTCGTGCCCGCCTCGACGAGGCTCGTGAATGGCTGGAGATCCGCATCACGGACGAAGGGCCCGGTATTCCCCCGGAACAGCGCGAGGCGGTGTTCGACATGTTCTTCACCGGCGGTGAGGGTGACCGTGGCCGCCATGGCAGCGGGCTGGGGCTGGCCATTTGTCGCGGCATGCTGGGCGCTCACGGTGGCAGCGTCGAGGCGTTGCCAGGTCCCGCTGGGCAGGGCACGACCATCGTCATGCGTCTGCCGCTGGCGGCACAGGAGGAGCACGCGAACGATGGCGACTGA
- a CDS encoding heavy metal translocating P-type ATPase, whose amino-acid sequence MNTTAKTKITLTVPGMGSDHCAGIVRTTLQRLSGVVEIQTNIASHRVSVDIASDGPDGDALKRAVEGAGYDVAAVSGQAEEDGEAEAAIEAGYLSQARKRLWIAGVPTTLIMILMMPHMFWQPIPGYLAIVALLAFPVVFLHGGAATHRSSWRSLKNGTFNMDVLISMGSLPPYLIGLIGFVYPMTSFIEMAATIMTFHLLGRYLEALAKGRASQAIRRLLTLGAKTARVERNGEEVEVPVKELEPGDIMIVRPGDKIPTDGEVIDGESHLDESIATGESIPVYKGIGDSVIGATINKEGRLRVKATRVGGDTFLSQVVRLIDQAQGSRVPIQEFADRMTGRFVPAVLLISLASLAAWLLIPDALRPILDWGAAFLPWVNPDASTPVLALIAAIAVLVIACPCALGLATPTALMVGSGIGAERGILIRSGEAIQTFKDIKVMVLDKTGTITRGEPELSEVVATKGIDENELLTLAASVENASEHPIARAIVDGASERGVKPGEVSEFRSTGARGVSGKVDERHVLIGNRVLLEEEGVKGLEALDKTLRALEGKGRTAVIVAANGQAMGIVAVADTLKKESIEAIRGMHDLGLHVVMITGDNERAARAVAEEVGIDEVQAGVLPEGKVDAIRKLQEKYGNQVAMVGDGINDAAALKQANVGIAIGAGADVAIEAADVTLVRGELTGVVDAMHLSRATFGKIVQNLLWASGYNVAAIPMAAAGLLHPMIGVIAMTASSLSVIGNSLLLKRRYARIQPKGDVS is encoded by the coding sequence ATGAACACCACTGCGAAGACCAAGATCACCCTGACAGTGCCCGGCATGGGCAGCGATCATTGCGCCGGTATCGTACGCACGACCCTCCAGCGCCTGAGCGGCGTAGTAGAGATCCAGACCAATATCGCCAGCCATCGGGTAAGCGTCGATATCGCGTCGGACGGCCCCGACGGCGACGCGTTGAAAAGGGCCGTCGAAGGGGCCGGTTACGATGTCGCGGCGGTGAGCGGCCAAGCCGAGGAGGACGGTGAAGCCGAGGCCGCCATCGAAGCGGGGTACCTGAGCCAGGCCCGCAAGCGGCTGTGGATCGCTGGCGTACCCACTACGTTGATCATGATCCTGATGATGCCGCACATGTTCTGGCAGCCGATTCCCGGCTACCTGGCCATCGTCGCCCTGCTCGCCTTTCCCGTGGTCTTCCTCCACGGCGGTGCGGCCACCCACCGCTCGAGCTGGCGCTCGCTGAAGAACGGCACCTTCAACATGGACGTGCTGATCTCCATGGGCAGCCTGCCTCCCTACCTGATCGGCCTGATCGGCTTCGTCTACCCGATGACCTCGTTCATCGAGATGGCCGCCACCATCATGACCTTCCACCTGCTGGGCCGCTATCTCGAGGCACTGGCCAAGGGCCGCGCCTCACAGGCCATTCGCCGCCTACTGACCCTCGGCGCCAAGACGGCTCGGGTGGAGCGCAACGGAGAGGAGGTGGAGGTTCCGGTGAAGGAACTCGAGCCGGGCGACATCATGATCGTGCGTCCCGGCGACAAGATCCCCACCGACGGCGAGGTGATCGATGGCGAGAGTCATCTCGACGAATCCATCGCCACCGGAGAGTCGATACCGGTCTACAAGGGGATTGGCGACAGCGTGATCGGTGCAACGATCAACAAGGAGGGACGGCTGCGCGTCAAGGCCACCCGGGTCGGTGGCGACACCTTTCTCTCCCAGGTGGTACGCCTGATCGATCAGGCACAGGGCTCACGAGTGCCGATCCAGGAGTTCGCCGATCGCATGACCGGTCGCTTCGTGCCGGCGGTGCTGCTGATCTCGCTGGCCAGCCTGGCCGCCTGGCTACTGATTCCCGATGCCCTGCGCCCAATTCTTGACTGGGGGGCCGCCTTCCTGCCGTGGGTGAACCCGGACGCCAGCACACCGGTCCTGGCCCTGATCGCCGCCATCGCCGTGCTGGTCATCGCCTGTCCCTGCGCCTTGGGCCTGGCTACCCCCACCGCGCTGATGGTCGGCTCCGGCATCGGCGCCGAGCGCGGCATCCTGATTCGCTCCGGCGAGGCGATCCAGACCTTCAAGGACATCAAGGTCATGGTGCTCGACAAGACCGGCACCATCACCCGTGGCGAGCCTGAGTTGTCCGAGGTGGTCGCCACCAAGGGCATCGATGAAAACGAGCTGCTCACGCTGGCCGCCAGCGTCGAGAACGCTTCGGAGCACCCCATCGCCCGGGCCATCGTCGATGGTGCCTCGGAGCGCGGAGTGAAACCCGGCGAGGTGAGCGAGTTTCGCTCTACCGGCGCCCGGGGCGTTTCCGGCAAAGTCGATGAAAGGCACGTGCTGATCGGCAATCGCGTACTGCTCGAGGAAGAAGGCGTCAAGGGGCTGGAGGCACTCGATAAGACCCTGCGGGCCCTCGAAGGCAAGGGTCGAACCGCCGTCATCGTCGCCGCGAACGGCCAGGCCATGGGCATCGTGGCGGTGGCCGACACCCTCAAGAAGGAATCGATCGAAGCCATTCGCGGCATGCACGATCTCGGCCTGCACGTGGTGATGATCACCGGCGACAACGAGCGCGCCGCGCGCGCCGTGGCGGAGGAGGTCGGCATCGACGAGGTCCAGGCCGGCGTACTACCGGAAGGCAAGGTCGATGCCATTCGCAAGCTGCAGGAAAAGTACGGCAACCAAGTGGCCATGGTGGGCGACGGTATCAACGACGCTGCGGCCCTCAAGCAGGCCAACGTAGGCATCGCCATCGGCGCCGGCGCCGACGTGGCCATCGAGGCCGCCGACGTGACACTGGTGCGCGGCGAACTCACCGGCGTTGTAGATGCCATGCATCTCTCTCGCGCTACTTTCGGCAAGATCGTGCAGAACCTGCTCTGGGCCAGCGGCTACAACGTGGCCGCCATTCCCATGGCTGCCGCCGGCCTGTTGCATCCCATGATCGGTGTCATCGCCATGACCGCCAGCTCGCTGTCGGTGATCGGCAATTCGCTGCTGCTAAAGCGACGCTACGCCCGCATCCAACCCAAAGGAGACGTGTCATGA
- a CDS encoding Spy/CpxP family protein refolding chaperone codes for MQVSNLVYALGFVLAAGVSGNVLAQGNMNAPSGTADGGMGPGMMGGGTSSGMMGGGMGPGMMGGGMGPGMMGGGMGPGMMGGGMGPGMMGGGMGGMMPCPMMSGGGKDMLPMLDQEQRSEYRELMKEHRPAQFERMGQLMNLRDDLMAALHVERPDPEEVQALHGQMAELHGEMMAEMVRMRNAMHDLMTEEQREQLQQATPKAVDPEDHDAHH; via the coding sequence ATGCAAGTCAGCAACCTCGTTTACGCTCTCGGATTCGTTCTGGCGGCTGGAGTTTCCGGCAACGTCCTGGCACAGGGGAACATGAACGCCCCCTCCGGCACTGCAGATGGTGGCATGGGTCCCGGCATGATGGGCGGCGGCACGAGCTCCGGCATGATGGGTGGTGGCATGGGCCCCGGCATGATGGGCGGCGGCATGGGGCCCGGCATGATGGGCGGCGGCATGGGCCCTGGCATGATGGGGGGCGGCATGGGCCCCGGCATGATGGGTGGCGGCATGGGTGGCATGATGCCCTGCCCCATGATGAGCGGTGGCGGCAAGGACATGTTGCCCATGCTCGACCAGGAGCAGCGCAGCGAATATCGCGAGCTGATGAAGGAGCATCGCCCCGCCCAATTCGAGCGCATGGGGCAACTGATGAACCTGCGCGACGACTTGATGGCCGCCCTGCACGTTGAGCGCCCTGATCCCGAGGAGGTCCAGGCCCTGCATGGCCAGATGGCGGAGCTGCATGGCGAGATGATGGCCGAGATGGTGCGTATGCGTAACGCCATGCATGACCTGATGACCGAAGAGCAGCGCGAGCAATTGCAGCAAGCCACCCCCAAGGCCGTCGATCCGGAAGACCACGACGCCCATCATTGA
- a CDS encoding L,D-transpeptidase family protein, whose amino-acid sequence MRHYGTVRVNGRTSRRLAWLSLFVCILAITLLTGTAWSQEEVSAADEAEAADEWPKGHYPLPEQGDVIGEDYIVEARSEETLLDIAREHNVGYQEIRRANPDVSVWLPGEGTEVVIPGRFILPPVEREGIVINVAELRLYYYPPAGEGESPRVETYPIGIGREGFDTPLGKTKTTMNLKDPAWYPPRSVREEAAARGEEAPAVVPPGPDNPLGSHAILLDIPGYLIHGTNKPDGIGMRASRGCIRMFPEDVASIFERVPVGTQVHLINQPIKAGWDGDMPYVQVYEALEEQEAGMAALMETLALLERNADEPSTPLNYELLRELLENPSGEVIALTPAPEPEPEPEEEHSEKESLLWEELAV is encoded by the coding sequence ATGAGACACTACGGCACTGTTCGAGTGAACGGCCGAACGTCGCGCCGCCTGGCATGGCTGTCGCTGTTCGTATGCATACTGGCCATCACATTGCTGACCGGTACGGCTTGGTCCCAGGAAGAGGTGTCCGCCGCCGACGAGGCAGAGGCCGCCGATGAATGGCCGAAGGGACACTACCCGCTGCCCGAGCAGGGCGACGTGATCGGTGAGGACTACATCGTCGAGGCACGCAGTGAAGAGACCCTGCTCGATATCGCCCGCGAGCACAATGTGGGGTACCAGGAGATCCGTCGGGCCAACCCCGATGTCAGCGTCTGGCTGCCGGGCGAGGGCACCGAGGTCGTCATTCCCGGTCGCTTCATCCTGCCGCCGGTCGAGCGGGAGGGGATCGTGATCAATGTCGCCGAGCTGCGGCTCTACTATTATCCCCCGGCTGGAGAAGGCGAGAGCCCGCGGGTGGAGACCTACCCGATCGGTATCGGGCGAGAGGGTTTCGATACGCCACTGGGCAAGACCAAGACCACCATGAATCTCAAGGATCCGGCCTGGTATCCACCGCGCTCGGTGCGCGAAGAGGCCGCAGCGCGTGGCGAGGAGGCGCCCGCCGTGGTGCCGCCGGGGCCGGACAACCCCCTAGGCAGCCACGCCATCCTGCTCGACATTCCCGGCTACCTGATCCACGGCACCAACAAGCCGGACGGCATCGGCATGCGTGCCAGTCGCGGCTGCATCCGCATGTTCCCCGAGGATGTCGCATCGATCTTCGAACGCGTGCCCGTCGGCACTCAGGTTCACCTCATCAACCAGCCGATCAAGGCCGGTTGGGACGGCGACATGCCCTACGTTCAGGTCTACGAGGCGCTCGAGGAGCAGGAAGCCGGCATGGCCGCACTGATGGAGACCCTGGCACTGCTCGAGCGCAATGCCGATGAGCCCTCCACGCCGCTCAACTACGAGTTGTTGCGCGAGCTGCTCGAGAACCCCAGCGGTGAGGTCATTGCGCTGACGCCTGCCCCGGAGCCTGAGCCTGAACCCGAGGAGGAACACAGCGAGAAAGAGAGCCTGCTCTGGGAGGAGCTGGCGGTCTAG